Proteins encoded together in one Calditrichota bacterium window:
- a CDS encoding LD-carboxypeptidase → MNPIRPPRLRPGDTIGIVTPASPMIPERLAKGIAYLQERGFKVIQGEHVYAQRGYLAGTDQERAEDLNRMFADPEVKAVFCSRGGYGVSRLLERIDYQALRANPKIFVGYSDLTALELAIWQEVGLVTFSGPMVAVEMGKGIHPFTEEHFWRMLTATDANGPLPHPEGQALTCLRPGRARGRLLGGCLSLIAPLMGTPFMPDLEGAILVLEDIDEEVYRIDRYFAQFRSAGILDRIAGLVFGTFINWEPSETDKPFLTLEQVIDDYVSDLPIPVVAGLAYGHGEAKVTLPIGVEAELDADQGTLSIVEPAVA, encoded by the coding sequence CCCCATGATCCCGGAACGCCTTGCCAAAGGCATTGCTTACTTGCAGGAGCGTGGCTTCAAGGTGATCCAGGGGGAACACGTGTACGCACAACGCGGCTACCTGGCAGGGACCGACCAGGAGCGCGCCGAGGACCTCAATCGCATGTTCGCCGACCCTGAGGTGAAGGCGGTGTTCTGCTCACGCGGTGGCTACGGGGTGTCGCGTCTGCTTGAGCGCATCGACTACCAGGCCTTGCGAGCAAACCCGAAGATTTTTGTGGGATATAGCGACTTGACCGCCCTTGAGCTGGCCATTTGGCAGGAGGTCGGCCTGGTCACATTTTCCGGGCCAATGGTGGCCGTGGAGATGGGCAAGGGCATCCACCCGTTCACCGAGGAGCACTTCTGGCGAATGCTCACGGCTACAGACGCCAATGGGCCGTTACCCCACCCAGAAGGGCAGGCTCTCACCTGCCTGCGCCCTGGCAGGGCACGCGGGCGGCTGCTGGGCGGCTGTCTCTCGCTCATTGCGCCGCTCATGGGGACGCCCTTCATGCCCGATCTGGAAGGTGCCATTCTCGTGCTTGAGGACATCGACGAGGAAGTCTATCGCATCGATCGCTACTTTGCGCAGTTCCGCAGCGCGGGAATTCTCGACCGCATTGCCGGACTGGTATTCGGCACTTTCATCAACTGGGAGCCGAGCGAAACTGACAAGCCCTTTCTGACCTTAGAACAGGTCATCGATGACTATGTGAGCGACTTGCCGATACCGGTGGTTGCAGGCCTCGCCTATGGACACGGCGAGGCCAAAGTGACCCTGCCCATCGGTGTGGAGGCGGAGCTCGATGCTGATCAGGGGACGCTGAGCATAGTCGAACCTGCGGTGGCGTAG